A single window of Halobacillus naozhouensis DNA harbors:
- a CDS encoding energy-coupling factor transporter transmembrane component T family protein, with the protein MYLHKLNPSLKALTIITAVIGLALIFDPITPLLFSIWTITVTFLFGKVKIRSYLLFLLPFMIISLGMLWTTIVFADAPDHPGQTVHLLLWELPQEDVVAAFSLVFRMFAFATLSLLFIFTTDMVHFILSLMQQCKLPPKLAYGVLAGYRFLPLMKGEFHQIQEAHQVRGVKRTKKVKELMKQYRRFMIPLLAGAIRKAERTAVAMESKGFTGARDRSFYRTFTIKTRDWIFLIVTLFSLVVIAYISYLLGYFSWYHGQF; encoded by the coding sequence ATGTATCTTCATAAGCTTAACCCAAGCCTCAAAGCCTTGACGATAATTACTGCGGTTATTGGACTGGCGCTCATCTTTGATCCTATCACTCCACTGTTATTTAGTATATGGACGATAACCGTTACTTTTCTGTTTGGAAAAGTAAAGATAAGATCTTACCTTCTGTTTTTACTTCCATTCATGATCATTTCTTTAGGAATGCTGTGGACCACGATAGTATTTGCTGACGCACCAGATCATCCCGGTCAAACAGTTCATTTGCTTTTGTGGGAACTGCCGCAGGAAGATGTTGTGGCAGCCTTTTCTCTAGTGTTTCGAATGTTCGCTTTTGCTACCCTGTCCTTACTGTTCATTTTTACAACAGACATGGTTCACTTTATTTTAAGTCTGATGCAGCAGTGTAAATTACCGCCAAAGCTGGCATATGGGGTGTTGGCAGGCTATCGTTTTCTGCCCTTAATGAAGGGTGAATTCCACCAGATCCAAGAGGCCCATCAGGTAAGAGGAGTTAAACGTACGAAAAAGGTAAAGGAATTAATGAAGCAATACAGGAGATTTATGATCCCATTACTGGCAGGGGCAATCCGTAAGGCTGAAAGGACAGCCGTCGCGATGGAATCGAAAGGGTTTACCGGTGCCAGGGATCGAAGTTTCTATCGTACTTTCACAATAAAAACTAGGGATTGGATATTTTTAATCGTTACGCTCTTCTC
- a CDS encoding ABC transporter ATP-binding protein codes for MRLLDVHQLNIQFEQENDHVLSEINFSIDEGERLLLLGPSGCGKSTLTYALNGIYPRELDGMMTGEIKFRDIPVESYFPGEMSQHVGVVFQDPESQFCMITVEDEVAFGLENINTPVERISARIDYALQLVGLKGVRQRSIQTLSGGQKQKLALACVLAMEPELLILDEPTANLDPIATRDFIQTIEILQKEKGFALLVIEHQLDGWVSFIERGLMINRSGGIFYDGPIRHGMAMHSRTLQSQGIAMPAVTELVMESGWLHQCEYFPLTVHDVITGWKGSKEQVMLSSLAKESLPPSTILQLSSISWSKSNTRIISGVSMQIRKGEFIAIIGGNGSGKTSLSRVMAGLQMPTEGECLFHGKPLSSWKEIDLRQHIGYVFQNPEHQLIADTVFEEIAFSLRIQDIDERKIDQQVREVLNMCQLEGVAERHPYTLSQGQKRRLSVATMIVEHQDLLILDEPTFGQDAQSTKQLMNLLAQRQKSGATIVMVTHDMELVDEYADRAFVVHEGEVVADGHPHHLWRDHSLAKWQLQYPVRVQLQQQMEKEGLYVSS; via the coding sequence ATGAGGTTATTAGATGTTCATCAACTAAATATCCAGTTTGAACAAGAAAATGACCATGTTTTATCAGAAATAAACTTTTCAATAGATGAGGGGGAACGGCTGCTGTTATTAGGGCCAAGTGGATGCGGTAAAAGTACGTTAACGTATGCTTTAAATGGCATTTATCCACGAGAATTGGACGGAATGATGACGGGTGAAATCAAGTTCAGGGACATTCCTGTGGAAAGTTATTTCCCTGGGGAAATGAGTCAGCATGTGGGGGTAGTTTTTCAAGATCCTGAAAGTCAATTCTGTATGATCACAGTGGAAGATGAAGTGGCATTTGGTCTGGAAAATATCAATACACCGGTTGAGAGGATCTCTGCCCGTATTGATTATGCTCTCCAGCTTGTAGGTTTAAAAGGAGTAAGACAGCGATCGATACAAACATTATCAGGCGGGCAAAAACAAAAGCTTGCTTTAGCCTGTGTTCTTGCGATGGAGCCTGAGCTGTTAATTTTGGATGAACCAACCGCTAATCTGGACCCGATCGCTACACGTGATTTTATCCAGACCATCGAAATTCTTCAAAAGGAAAAGGGCTTTGCGCTGCTTGTTATTGAACATCAATTAGATGGATGGGTCTCTTTTATTGAACGGGGATTGATGATAAATCGAAGCGGCGGGATATTTTATGACGGTCCCATAAGACACGGGATGGCCATGCACTCACGTACCTTACAGAGTCAGGGAATAGCGATGCCGGCTGTAACTGAATTGGTTATGGAAAGTGGATGGCTCCATCAATGTGAATACTTCCCGTTGACCGTTCATGATGTTATTACTGGGTGGAAGGGTTCGAAAGAGCAGGTTATGCTTTCTTCTCTGGCAAAGGAAAGTCTACCTCCTTCAACCATTCTTCAATTATCATCGATTTCATGGAGTAAAAGCAACACCAGGATTATTTCCGGCGTATCCATGCAAATCAGAAAAGGAGAATTCATAGCTATAATTGGCGGGAATGGCAGTGGGAAAACCTCTCTTTCCAGAGTCATGGCAGGTCTGCAAATGCCGACTGAAGGCGAATGTTTGTTTCATGGAAAACCGCTATCGTCTTGGAAAGAAATAGACTTAAGACAGCACATCGGCTACGTTTTTCAAAACCCTGAACATCAGCTGATTGCAGATACAGTTTTTGAGGAGATCGCTTTTAGTCTGAGGATTCAAGATATCGATGAACGTAAAATCGACCAACAGGTGCGGGAAGTTCTTAACATGTGCCAGCTTGAAGGGGTGGCAGAACGCCATCCCTACACATTAAGTCAGGGGCAAAAGCGTAGGCTGAGTGTGGCTACGATGATAGTAGAGCATCAGGATTTGCTGATTCTGGATGAACCCACGTTTGGCCAGGATGCCCAATCAACAAAACAATTAATGAATTTGTTGGCTCAACGACAGAAAAGCGGCGCCACGATTGTCATGGTGACACATGATATGGAGCTCGTGGATGAATATGCTGACCGCGCCTTTGTTGTACATGAAGGGGAAGTGGTGGCAGATGGACATCCTCATCATCTATGGCGAGATCACTCGTTAGCGAAATGGCAGCTTCAATACCCAGTTCGAGTTCAATTACAGCAACAGATGGAAAAGGAGGGGTTGTATGTATCTTCATAA
- a CDS encoding ECF transporter S component, which yields MENWKLKEIVVMSVLSVVFAVVYLAFLPVGKLLAGLFGPIGYDVIFGIWFIVSVIAAYIIRKKGAAFLSETIAATVEMLLGNAMGPILILTGIIQGLGAEAAFAVTRYKSYNLAVLMLAGVGAAVFSFIWGYFRSGYAVFGTGYLVSMLIVRMISGALLSGLLGKAIGDALAKTGVLTGFALGKEQRRKKTA from the coding sequence CTGGAAAATTGGAAATTGAAAGAAATTGTTGTGATGTCCGTACTTTCCGTAGTATTTGCTGTTGTTTATTTAGCATTTCTGCCTGTTGGAAAGCTGCTGGCTGGACTATTTGGTCCAATTGGATATGATGTGATCTTCGGAATTTGGTTTATCGTCTCTGTCATAGCTGCCTATATTATACGGAAAAAAGGAGCAGCGTTTTTATCGGAAACGATTGCAGCAACTGTAGAAATGCTGCTCGGAAATGCAATGGGGCCGATTTTAATCCTAACAGGGATCATCCAGGGGCTTGGGGCAGAGGCTGCCTTTGCCGTAACAAGGTATAAATCATATAATCTAGCTGTATTAATGTTGGCCGGGGTTGGAGCAGCTGTGTTTAGTTTCATATGGGGGTACTTTCGTTCCGGGTATGCTGTATTTGGAACGGGGTACCTTGTTAGTATGCTTATCGTTCGGATGATAAGTGGTGCGCTCCTTTCTGGTTTGTTAGGGAAGGCCATAGGTGATGCCCTGGCGAAAACGGGCGTCCTGACTGGATTTGCTCTTGGAAAAGAACAGCGAAGGAAGAAGACGGCATGA